One region of Turicibacter bilis genomic DNA includes:
- a CDS encoding thioredoxin family protein, with protein MMTLHYFKSSRCSACLALFPKVEQLLKQYPEIKLHLINVDTQAELAASFNIFSVPAIVVTIDEKPYIKEAGIFSVQTLDEKIHRLYHLFY; from the coding sequence ATGATGACTCTGCACTATTTTAAAAGTTCTAGGTGTAGTGCATGTCTTGCACTATTTCCTAAAGTGGAACAATTATTAAAACAGTATCCTGAAATTAAACTTCATCTCATTAATGTAGATACACAAGCAGAACTTGCAGCATCTTTTAATATTTTTTCTGTTCCAGCTATCGTGGTAACGATTGATGAAAAACCATATATTAAAGAAGCAGGGATCTTTAGTGTTCAAACATTAGATGAAAAGATACATCGTTTATATCATTTATTCTATTAA
- a CDS encoding glycoside hydrolase family 73 protein has protein sequence MKVKYLIIAAITTFLIIKLPLKPYVIVHQYDNYLDIALEHIDLTGVDIPFIVETVDTAGGYEVQLNWKEVLTLIAINRENNLYNLDETIIKTAASRFIDGERVKSLDEVLVDSLYTNEERERAKTYMEDLKYEGYTPHKLQPSAKETLFINQLVNPAKINYRKTGILPSITIAQAILESNWGQSELSRNEYNLFGIKADDSWDGDYATYTTTEYDNEVIDAVFREYDNWLASIEDHANFLLNNECYHEAGVFDAKNYRIQAKAIEVGGYSTAVDIAGNPEYAKRLCELIRQYNLQLLDHEVMHD, from the coding sequence ATGAAAGTCAAATATTTAATCATTGCTGCCATTACAACTTTTTTAATTATTAAATTACCACTCAAGCCATATGTTATTGTTCACCAATATGATAATTATCTTGACATAGCACTAGAACATATCGATTTAACTGGGGTGGATATTCCTTTCATAGTAGAGACAGTTGATACTGCAGGTGGATATGAGGTTCAACTCAACTGGAAAGAGGTTTTAACACTAATTGCGATTAATCGAGAGAATAATTTATATAATCTTGATGAAACGATAATCAAAACAGCAGCTTCTCGATTCATTGATGGAGAGAGAGTAAAATCCCTAGATGAAGTGTTAGTCGATTCTCTTTACACGAATGAAGAACGTGAGCGTGCTAAGACATATATGGAGGACTTAAAATATGAAGGTTATACCCCTCATAAATTACAGCCTTCTGCGAAGGAAACTTTATTTATTAATCAGTTAGTTAATCCCGCTAAAATCAATTATAGAAAAACAGGGATTTTACCGTCAATTACAATTGCTCAAGCTATTCTAGAATCTAACTGGGGCCAATCTGAATTAAGTCGTAATGAGTATAACCTCTTCGGAATTAAAGCGGATGATTCTTGGGATGGAGATTATGCTACTTACACAACGACAGAGTATGATAATGAAGTAATTGATGCAGTTTTCCGTGAATATGATAATTGGCTGGCTTCAATCGAGGACCATGCGAACTTCTTATTAAATAATGAATGTTATCATGAAGCAGGTGTATTTGATGCCAAAAATTATCGCATTCAAGCTAAAGCAATTGAAGTGGGGGGATATAGTACAGCTGTGGACATCGCTGGAAATCCTGAGTATGCAAAACGACTTTGCGAACTAATCCGTCAATATAACTTACAACTTCTTGATCATGAAGTTATGCATGATTAA
- a CDS encoding YeiH family protein: MKKILPGVLLSLAIAIIATILNQYVHIIGASVFALLMGMAINFFMKDTTTYKAGITFSSKKLLKVAIVLLGTSLSVSQIIHVGKYSLVVMVFTLAAAFGFGYLFGKLFKMDWKLSSLISAGTGICGGTAVATLSQVIDADDSDVAYAISATFIFDVVMVILFPIMGAALGLSDMAFGLWAGTAVNDTSSVVAAGYAYSDAAGDFATIVKLTRTLSIIPVVLAFSYLNEKLKMKQNAGAAVEQKKVNLKKIFPWFILLFLGAALLNSVGIIPAALSSTLSTLSKFFMVMALAAIGLKTDIRDVTKSGFLPMLHGFIISAIVVIVALLVQVLLGQV; the protein is encoded by the coding sequence ATGAAAAAAATTTTACCTGGTGTACTTCTTTCATTAGCAATTGCAATTATTGCAACGATTTTAAATCAATATGTTCATATCATTGGGGCGAGTGTATTTGCACTTTTAATGGGGATGGCTATTAACTTTTTCATGAAAGACACTACGACATACAAAGCTGGAATTACTTTTAGCTCAAAAAAACTTTTAAAAGTTGCCATTGTCTTATTAGGAACAAGCTTAAGTGTTAGCCAAATTATTCATGTTGGTAAATACTCACTTGTTGTTATGGTCTTCACTTTAGCGGCAGCATTTGGATTCGGTTATCTATTCGGAAAACTATTTAAAATGGACTGGAAACTTAGTTCATTAATTTCAGCTGGAACGGGAATTTGTGGTGGAACAGCAGTTGCCACTTTATCACAAGTTATTGATGCAGATGATTCAGACGTCGCATATGCTATTTCTGCAACATTTATTTTTGATGTTGTCATGGTTATCTTATTCCCTATTATGGGTGCGGCTCTTGGGCTAAGTGATATGGCCTTTGGATTATGGGCTGGTACAGCCGTAAATGATACATCTTCAGTTGTTGCAGCGGGATATGCCTATAGTGATGCAGCGGGTGATTTCGCAACGATCGTAAAATTAACACGTACGTTATCAATTATTCCTGTCGTATTAGCATTCTCATATTTAAATGAAAAATTAAAAATGAAACAAAATGCAGGTGCAGCAGTTGAGCAAAAGAAAGTTAACCTCAAAAAGATTTTCCCTTGGTTCATTTTATTATTCTTAGGAGCTGCTTTATTAAATAGTGTTGGTATTATTCCAGCAGCATTAAGTTCAACTCTTTCAACATTAAGTAAATTCTTTATGGTTATGGCATTAGCTGCAATCGGATTAAAAACAGATATTCGTGATGTAACAAAATCTGGTTTCCTTCCTATGCTTCATGGATTCATTATTTCAGCCATTGTTGTAATTGTGGCATTATTAGTTCAAGTTTTATTAGGACAAGTCTAA
- a CDS encoding FtsX-like permease family protein, with protein MSKSLTKDTIRDIKKSIGRFLSILMICALGVAFFVGIKSSPLSMEKTVDQYYDDYNMMDLRLVSTFGFTQEDVNALAKLEGIEGIFPTYSQDVLTNYHNQELVLKVHALPIDLSLDDPNYINQVRVIEGRLPEKSGEAVVERNAYFESIEIGSTITLESGTDTALSDNLKTTEYTVVGIVETPYYLSFDKGSTTIGNGEISSFIMIPQEDFKLDIYTEIFVTASDVLALDTFSKKYEEALKPLISSIETLADTQTQKRYDEVFTEANEELDKNRQEYEEKKSEALEQLQKAANELEEAKTTIESGKSELALKKAEFEQTIADAKKQIANGEAQLIKGETEFNQAYNEFYANKESAWAKIEEAKQEISQREEQLNQLKTAIDQMKASLESPMLTEEQKAGIQAQLTPLEEQYQSGITALAAGKAELEQNEQALINGEQQLLTTKQTLVASRQELNTQKANLEDEIAKANQQFDKAEAELTKGEADLAEGQKQYEEAKAEAEAGFAEAEEKLADAKQQIEDIAHPEWYVLDRNKHYSFVDYKGAAESIHAISQVFPVFFFMVAALVCLTTMTRMVDEQRMNIGTLKALGYGKWKIASKFLIYAGLASVTGSIIGAVVGNYVFPTVVIDAYSMMYVLPETIIVFSWSLILTALLIAVGVTTLSAYFAVNSELVETPSILMRPKAPKEGKRILLERIPFIWNRLSFIGKVTVRNIFRYKKRFFMTVFGIAGCTALLLTGFGLKDSIRTIVDKQFGTLFLYDMTLTFNRESTEEDQANVVSSLNKDERIVGSLLTTSENGKLLANDEEKDITIFIPENLDDLSQFIHFQNRKTAMDFSLTDEGAILTEKIAKQLNVKVGDHITLENADGKKVEVLISGITENYISHYIYLSKSYYEQLFDKQLSFNQLVAISSLEDEAIQSDLSSELMALEEVSGISWVSTLKSSFNDMIHNLNYVIILLIVSAGALAFVVLYNLTNVNISERMREIATIKVLGFYDNEVSAYIYRENIILTLIGTFVGLGLGVLLHLFVMTTVEMDMMMFGRQIRGLSYVYAAGLTFVFAALVNFAMYYKLKRVEMVESLKSVD; from the coding sequence ATGAGTAAGAGTTTAACAAAAGATACCATTCGTGATATTAAGAAATCGATAGGTCGTTTCTTATCTATTCTCATGATTTGTGCCTTAGGGGTTGCCTTTTTCGTGGGAATTAAATCATCACCGCTATCTATGGAAAAGACGGTTGATCAATATTATGATGACTATAATATGATGGATTTAAGACTTGTTTCAACCTTTGGTTTTACACAAGAAGATGTCAATGCCCTTGCCAAGTTAGAAGGAATTGAAGGGATTTTTCCAACTTATTCACAAGATGTATTAACGAACTATCATAATCAAGAGTTAGTTTTAAAAGTTCATGCATTGCCAATTGACTTAAGTTTAGATGATCCGAATTATATTAATCAAGTCCGTGTCATTGAAGGGCGACTACCTGAGAAATCAGGAGAGGCGGTTGTTGAACGAAATGCCTATTTTGAATCAATCGAGATTGGTTCAACCATTACCCTTGAATCAGGAACAGACACAGCATTAAGTGATAACTTGAAAACAACAGAATATACCGTTGTCGGAATTGTTGAGACGCCCTATTATTTATCATTTGATAAAGGAAGTACGACAATCGGAAATGGTGAGATCTCAAGTTTCATTATGATTCCACAGGAAGATTTTAAATTAGATATTTATACTGAAATCTTTGTCACAGCAAGTGATGTTTTAGCACTTGATACATTTAGTAAGAAATATGAGGAGGCGCTGAAACCACTTATTTCTTCTATTGAAACATTAGCAGATACGCAAACTCAAAAACGTTACGATGAAGTTTTTACTGAGGCTAATGAGGAATTAGATAAAAATCGTCAAGAATATGAAGAGAAAAAATCAGAGGCTTTAGAACAATTACAAAAAGCTGCTAATGAGTTAGAGGAAGCTAAAACAACGATTGAGTCAGGAAAATCGGAACTTGCTTTAAAGAAAGCAGAATTTGAACAAACCATTGCTGACGCTAAAAAACAAATCGCCAATGGAGAAGCGCAGTTAATAAAAGGTGAAACTGAATTTAATCAAGCTTATAATGAGTTTTATGCCAATAAGGAGAGTGCTTGGGCAAAAATTGAGGAAGCCAAACAAGAAATTAGTCAACGTGAAGAACAATTAAATCAATTAAAAACAGCCATTGATCAAATGAAAGCTAGTTTAGAAAGTCCGATGCTCACTGAAGAACAAAAGGCTGGTATTCAGGCTCAATTAACGCCACTTGAAGAACAGTATCAAAGTGGAATAACTGCGTTAGCAGCTGGAAAAGCAGAACTTGAGCAAAATGAACAAGCTTTAATTAACGGGGAACAACAGTTGTTGACAACGAAGCAAACACTTGTGGCTTCTCGTCAGGAATTAAATACGCAAAAAGCTAATCTTGAAGATGAAATAGCTAAAGCGAATCAACAATTTGACAAGGCTGAAGCGGAGCTTACAAAAGGAGAAGCTGACTTAGCTGAAGGTCAGAAACAGTATGAGGAAGCTAAAGCAGAGGCTGAAGCAGGATTTGCCGAAGCTGAAGAAAAGTTAGCTGATGCCAAGCAACAGATTGAAGATATTGCTCATCCTGAATGGTATGTTTTAGACCGTAATAAACATTATTCTTTTGTTGATTATAAAGGAGCAGCTGAAAGTATCCATGCTATTTCTCAAGTGTTTCCAGTTTTCTTCTTTATGGTTGCTGCGCTCGTTTGTTTAACAACGATGACACGAATGGTTGATGAGCAACGAATGAATATTGGAACGTTAAAAGCATTAGGATATGGTAAGTGGAAAATTGCTTCTAAGTTTTTAATTTATGCTGGTTTAGCAAGTGTAACCGGAAGTATCATTGGAGCAGTTGTTGGAAACTATGTTTTTCCAACTGTTGTAATTGATGCGTATTCAATGATGTATGTGTTACCAGAAACGATTATTGTCTTTAGTTGGTCACTTATTTTAACAGCATTGTTAATTGCAGTTGGAGTCACAACCTTATCAGCTTATTTTGCTGTCAATTCAGAACTTGTTGAAACCCCATCTATCTTAATGAGGCCAAAAGCTCCAAAAGAGGGGAAACGTATTTTACTTGAACGTATTCCATTTATTTGGAATCGCCTGAGCTTTATTGGAAAGGTAACGGTTCGAAATATTTTCCGTTATAAAAAACGTTTCTTTATGACAGTGTTTGGAATTGCAGGATGTACAGCTCTATTATTAACAGGATTTGGTCTAAAAGACTCGATTCGTACGATTGTGGATAAACAATTTGGAACGTTATTCCTATATGATATGACATTAACGTTTAATCGTGAAAGTACGGAAGAGGATCAAGCTAATGTAGTAAGCTCTTTAAACAAGGATGAACGCATTGTCGGGTCACTTTTAACAACGAGTGAAAATGGTAAACTATTGGCCAACGATGAAGAAAAAGATATTACGATTTTTATTCCTGAGAATTTGGATGACTTAAGTCAGTTTATTCATTTCCAAAATCGTAAAACAGCGATGGATTTTAGTTTAACTGATGAAGGAGCTATTTTGACAGAAAAGATAGCCAAACAGTTAAATGTTAAAGTTGGCGATCACATTACACTTGAAAATGCTGATGGAAAAAAAGTCGAGGTTTTAATTTCAGGAATTACTGAGAACTATATTTCTCATTACATTTATTTATCAAAATCATATTATGAGCAATTATTTGATAAACAATTAAGCTTTAATCAGTTAGTTGCTATTTCTTCTCTAGAGGATGAGGCTATACAATCTGATCTTTCAAGTGAGCTAATGGCTTTAGAGGAAGTCAGCGGTATTAGTTGGGTTTCAACGTTAAAATCAAGCTTTAATGATATGATTCACAACTTGAACTACGTCATTATCTTATTGATTGTCTCAGCTGGAGCTTTAGCTTTTGTCGTATTATACAACTTAACGAATGTCAACATTTCTGAGCGTATGCGCGAAATTGCCACAATTAAAGTGTTAGGATTTTATGATAATGAAGTATCTGCTTATATTTATCGTGAGAACATTATTTTAACCTTAATTGGAACGTTCGTTGGGCTTGGATTAGGGGTGTTGCTACATCTATTTGTTATGACAACAGTTGAAATGGATATGATGATGTTTGGTCGCCAAATTCGTGGATTAAGTTATGTGTATGCAGCGGGATTAACCTTTGTATTTGCTGCACTTGTTAACTTCGCGATGTATTATAAATTAAAACGAGTAGAAATGGTTGAGTCCCTAAAATCAGTGGATTAA
- a CDS encoding four-helix bundle copper-binding protein: MSTRYQECVDECLACMKACNFCFNACLIDDHMEPFAHCIHLTKDCADICSFVAKALSSQTNFKNQLCQVCAEICRVCSVECMKHAHTYQHCLRCAQACESCAIACDKVLEVY, encoded by the coding sequence ATGTCAACTCGTTATCAAGAATGTGTAGATGAATGTTTAGCATGTATGAAGGCGTGTAACTTTTGTTTTAATGCGTGTTTAATTGATGATCATATGGAGCCTTTTGCTCATTGTATTCATTTAACAAAAGATTGTGCTGATATTTGTTCTTTTGTTGCAAAAGCTTTATCGTCACAAACAAACTTTAAGAATCAACTTTGTCAAGTGTGCGCAGAGATCTGTCGTGTTTGTAGTGTCGAATGTATGAAACATGCACATACTTATCAACATTGTTTACGTTGTGCACAAGCTTGTGAATCATGTGCTATTGCTTGCGATAAAGTACTAGAGGTTTATTGA
- a CDS encoding TetR/AcrR family transcriptional regulator produces MKLEDRRVRRTKQLIKQSLIELMHEKPFKDITVKDITERADLNRGTFYLHYVDIYDLLSKIEDETLQAIEEMMLDYRCKINMPSCYELLDELFSYIEDNRDLFEVLLHSQSEGIFLNKLQYLIKTMGLDLMNMIYKDTSRPHYCYFLSFVLNGVLGVTEQWFNNGMDMSSTEMATMIDHFIMDGISILAKL; encoded by the coding sequence ATGAAATTAGAAGATCGCCGTGTACGTCGCACAAAGCAATTAATTAAACAAAGCTTAATTGAGTTGATGCACGAAAAACCATTTAAAGATATCACCGTTAAAGATATCACAGAACGAGCAGACTTAAATCGAGGAACCTTTTATTTACATTATGTTGATATCTACGATCTCCTTTCTAAAATTGAAGACGAAACATTACAAGCCATTGAAGAGATGATGCTAGATTATCGATGCAAAATCAATATGCCATCCTGTTATGAATTATTAGATGAATTATTCTCATATATTGAAGATAACCGTGACTTATTTGAAGTTTTATTACACTCACAATCAGAAGGAATTTTTCTCAATAAACTTCAATATTTAATTAAAACAATGGGACTTGATTTAATGAATATGATTTATAAGGACACTTCACGTCCTCATTACTGTTACTTTTTATCATTCGTTTTAAATGGTGTTTTAGGGGTAACTGAACAGTGGTTTAATAATGGAATGGATATGAGTTCAACTGAAATGGCAACCATGATTGATCATTTCATCATGGATGGAATTTCTATTTTAGCCAAATTATAA
- a CDS encoding ABC transporter ATP-binding protein, which translates to MKNYITFKDVKKVYKMGEVEIEALSGVNFSIDKGEFVVVAGASGAGKSTVLNILGGMDTASSGTISVGGNEISNYNNKELITYRRHDIGFVFQFYNLVQNLTAIENVELATQICENPLDVHEVLEAVGLGHRKNNFPAQMSGGEQQRVAIARALAKNPKLLLCDEPTGALDYNTGKAILKLLQDTCRNMGMTVVMITHNLAIAPMGDKVIHVRNGKVSSIEINENPTPVERIEW; encoded by the coding sequence ATGAAGAACTATATTACTTTTAAAGATGTAAAGAAAGTTTATAAGATGGGCGAGGTTGAGATTGAAGCCTTAAGTGGTGTTAATTTTTCAATCGATAAAGGTGAATTCGTCGTTGTTGCTGGAGCCAGCGGAGCCGGTAAAAGTACGGTACTTAATATTTTAGGTGGAATGGACACTGCAAGTAGTGGGACAATTTCAGTCGGTGGGAATGAGATAAGTAATTATAATAATAAAGAGTTAATCACTTATCGTCGTCATGATATTGGATTCGTTTTTCAGTTCTATAACTTAGTTCAAAACTTAACCGCGATTGAGAATGTCGAGTTAGCAACACAAATTTGTGAAAATCCATTAGATGTGCATGAAGTATTAGAAGCAGTTGGGCTTGGTCATCGTAAAAATAATTTCCCCGCACAAATGTCAGGTGGAGAACAACAACGTGTCGCAATTGCACGGGCACTCGCTAAAAATCCAAAATTATTACTGTGTGATGAACCAACAGGTGCATTAGACTATAATACCGGGAAAGCAATTTTGAAATTATTACAGGATACATGTCGTAATATGGGGATGACCGTTGTGATGATTACCCATAACTTAGCCATCGCACCAATGGGAGATAAAGTAATCCATGTTCGAAATGGAAAAGTCTCAAGTATTGAAATCAATGAAAATCCAACTCCAGTCGAAAGGATTGAGTGGTAA
- a CDS encoding LysR family transcriptional regulator — MIDYRLLTFIDVCETRSLTKTAQYLCLTQPAVTQHIKYLEETYNTKLLVYEGKKMRLTESAQVLLQYALKTQALLKSTETEMYELKTKQVRLNFGATLTIADYVMPTILDAYLKRFPDIQLNFKVQNTTHLIDALLKGKIEFAFIEGYFDKEQFEHHLLKKDDFILVASANSPLDEVITLEELKKQRLIIREVGSGSRDILEKLLANTNSSLNQFKQLDEIGNLKLLKYLIKQNHGVTFIYKEAVKEELERKELKQIQVEGINLNREFNFIYLKSSLQKEKYLNFLKFAKSQIGE; from the coding sequence ATGATTGATTATCGATTGCTCACATTTATTGATGTGTGCGAAACAAGAAGTTTAACGAAAACAGCACAGTATCTTTGTTTAACCCAACCCGCAGTAACCCAGCATATTAAATATTTAGAAGAAACGTATAATACTAAATTATTAGTTTATGAAGGGAAGAAGATGCGACTTACAGAATCAGCACAGGTTCTTTTACAGTATGCATTAAAAACACAGGCTTTATTAAAATCAACCGAAACAGAGATGTATGAATTAAAAACAAAACAAGTGCGACTTAATTTTGGGGCAACCTTAACGATAGCAGACTATGTCATGCCGACCATCTTAGATGCTTATCTAAAGAGGTTTCCAGATATTCAACTTAACTTTAAAGTTCAAAATACAACTCATTTAATCGATGCTCTTTTAAAAGGTAAAATAGAATTTGCCTTTATCGAAGGATATTTTGATAAAGAGCAATTCGAGCATCATTTACTTAAGAAGGATGATTTTATTTTAGTTGCATCAGCTAATAGCCCCTTAGATGAAGTCATCACACTAGAGGAATTAAAAAAGCAACGACTCATTATCCGTGAGGTTGGATCAGGAAGTCGAGACATCTTAGAGAAATTGCTAGCTAATACGAATAGTTCACTTAACCAATTTAAACAGCTTGATGAAATTGGAAATTTAAAACTTTTGAAGTATCTAATCAAACAAAATCATGGTGTGACGTTTATTTATAAAGAAGCCGTTAAAGAGGAATTAGAAAGAAAAGAATTAAAACAAATTCAAGTTGAAGGAATTAATCTCAATCGCGAATTCAATTTTATCTATTTAAAATCATCTTTACAAAAAGAAAAATATTTAAACTTTTTAAAATTTGCTAAGAGTCAAATAGGGGAGTAA